Proteins encoded together in one Neobacillus sp. FSL H8-0543 window:
- a CDS encoding signal peptidase I translates to MNVLSKIFNVILAVVVLCSFIAAVGSAITKKPVLLTVIRSNSMYPVWERGDMVIIDNLNPDENISNRDIVFFKAEKGSLATKGWIAHRVISGNPEEGFITKGDANDYSDQESDDTGPIDRKWIAGRAFEIGDTPIVLKKIGYLSLWMEKYQSNPLLLPGFALILGIIIAIGELKPSKKRKRKNKGMELSLIYFTGGLTISIMLGSTMLSSGHTLNQVYEVSEQSQGVLIGSDVGILKVGESISRPLSEIKNEGFFPLIGAITTNDKQIQLSHKKVSLPQGQQINATYTVHAEDPGKYKATIKVGLFYPLLPASFIYFLAQKSYWLALIVVSIIPGLPLMIYPLIDGKMRRKTINILKKKKRKLQGILHL, encoded by the coding sequence ATGAATGTGCTATCCAAAATTTTCAATGTCATACTAGCTGTTGTCGTCTTATGTTCATTTATTGCTGCAGTTGGTTCAGCTATTACCAAAAAACCTGTACTACTCACGGTCATCCGATCGAATAGTATGTACCCCGTTTGGGAACGCGGGGACATGGTGATTATTGATAACCTTAATCCAGATGAGAATATTTCTAATCGGGATATTGTATTTTTTAAAGCAGAAAAAGGAAGTCTCGCAACCAAGGGTTGGATTGCACATCGTGTAATAAGTGGAAATCCGGAGGAAGGCTTCATTACGAAAGGCGATGCAAATGATTATTCAGACCAGGAATCGGATGATACTGGCCCAATTGATCGAAAATGGATTGCTGGAAGAGCCTTTGAAATAGGAGATACCCCCATTGTTTTAAAGAAAATAGGATACCTATCCTTATGGATGGAAAAATATCAAAGCAATCCCTTACTATTACCAGGCTTTGCATTAATACTTGGGATTATTATTGCAATTGGAGAATTAAAGCCCAGTAAAAAACGCAAAAGGAAAAATAAAGGAATGGAGTTATCTCTTATTTATTTTACTGGCGGATTAACGATCTCCATAATGCTGGGCAGTACAATGCTTTCGTCTGGCCATACATTAAATCAGGTGTATGAAGTATCTGAACAAAGCCAGGGTGTCTTAATCGGGAGTGATGTCGGCATCCTTAAGGTTGGCGAATCCATTTCTCGGCCTTTGTCTGAAATAAAAAATGAGGGCTTCTTTCCATTAATAGGGGCAATTACTACTAATGATAAGCAAATTCAATTAAGTCATAAAAAAGTGTCCCTACCACAAGGACAGCAAATCAACGCTACCTATACCGTCCATGCTGAAGATCCTGGTAAATATAAAGCAACGATAAAAGTAGGATTATTTTATCCATTATTACCTGCATCATTCATCTACTTCCTAGCCCAGAAAAGTTATTGGCTCGCATTAATCGTTGTATCGATAATCCCTGGACTACCATTAATGATTTACCCACTAATTGACGGAAAAATGAGAAGAAAAACAATAAATATCCTTAAAAAGAAAAAAAGAAAACTACAGGGTATTCTGCACCTCTAA